In a single window of the Papaver somniferum cultivar HN1 chromosome 8, ASM357369v1, whole genome shotgun sequence genome:
- the LOC113302330 gene encoding uncharacterized protein LOC113302330, with protein sequence MRRMMKLLVTEVLQRRHRGRKQIKWIMLLLVNLNNVERRKDQDLSQTEKFKLFRANFGNLHDLFYEIEKEHLELNQQQLDALESTPFWNLLQVFMNKQITRDELCKCAKGLEKLIKTFKKTLDGNGGFQLSAAGEVFQPTPEEMAVIFGMQVIENGIEDKLLDERKVTATKNDLCIKYDFGEKGQAIKSTDVQSAILNAIRNGELDDLVRLIVFYICQTAFFTKTGNASLPCSYLVFVESVDVINRISWPHLIHKTMMDGIQTNYGDTKTITGCSFYLLYWFAEHCSLIGKRTGKETMYPRFARWDTWNISKAIYNLGSLPLTKQQAASVQLSDDLKMQVENGFEKKLITPLYRNSQLENINLRVGDLEKEVNILKRERDDRNFKLRALRAAMNQLKAKEIRDHKDVNPEMLQVMKKALEEDEVVNQQPQEEEEPAQGKEPTKVQDKDTQHEQEKKPPQEKETLHYQEPPQTDDNDASVTSIAYILMSLS encoded by the exons atgAGAAGAATGATGAAGTTATTAGTGACAGAAGTACTCCAGAGAAGACACAGAGGAAGAAAGCAAATAAAGTGGATTATGTTGTTGTTAGTGAACCTAAACAACGTAGAACGACGAAAGGATCAAGATCTAAGTCAAACAG AAAAATTCAAGTTGTTTAGGGCAAATTTTGGTAATCTGCATGACCTCTTTTACGAAATTGAAAAAGAGCACTTAGAGTTGAATCAGCAACAACTGGATGCTTTAGAATCCACACCATTTTGGAATCTACTACAAGTCTTCATGAACAAACAAATAACTAGAGATGAGTTGTGCAAGTGTGCCAAAGGGCTGGAGAAACTAATTAAAACGTTTAAGAAGACACTAGATGGTAATGGTGGATTCCAACTGAGTGCAGCAGGTGAGGTATTTCAGCCGACTCCTGAAGAAATGGCCGTTATCTTTGGGATGCAAGTTATTGAGAATGGTATAGAAGACAAGTTACTTGATGAACGCAAAGTCACAGCTACAAAAAATGACTTGTGCATAAAATATGACTTCGGAGAAAAAGGCCAAGCCATAAAAAGTACTGACGTTCAATCTGCTATTCTTAATGCGATCAGAAATGGAGAACTTGATGATTTGGTACGGCTTATTGTGTTCTATATTTGCCAAACAGCATTTTTCACGAAAACCGGGAATGCAAGTCTACCTTGTAGTTACCTAGTGTTTGTCGAAAGTGTAGATGTAATCAACAGAATTAGTTGGCCTCATTTGATTCACAAGACCATGATGGATGGCATTCAAACCAATTATGGGGATACAAAAACTATAACTGGATGCAGTTTCTATCTCTTG TATTGGTTTGCTGAACATTGCTCCTTGATAGGCAAAAGGACGGGCAAAGAAACCATGTATCCAAGATTTGCAAGATGGGATACTTGGAACATATCAAAGGCAATTTACAATCTTGGAAGCTTGCCTTTGACAAAACAACAG GCTGCAAGTGTGCAATTGAGCGATGATTTGAAAATGCAAGTAGAAAATGGTTTTGAGAAGAAGCTGATAACTCCACTCTACAGAAATTCTCAACTAGAAAACATTAATTTGAGAGTTGGAGATCTTGAAAAAGAAGTGAATATTTTGAAACGAGAAAGAGATGATCGAAATTTTAAGCTACGTGCCTTACGGGCAGCAATGAACCAATTGAAGGCAAAGGAGATAAGAGACCATAAAGATGTTAATCCGGAAATGTTACAAGTCATGAAaaaggctttggaagaagatgaagtagtCAATCAACAACCGCAAGAAGAGGAAGAACCAGCACAAGGGAAAGAACCAACAAAAGTACAAGACAAAGATACACAACATGAGCAAGAGAAAAAACCACCTCAAGAAAAAGAAACACTACATTACCAAGAACCTCCGCAGACTGATGACAACGATGCATCTGTAACAAGTATTGCTTACATTTTGATGTCATTGAGTTAA